Proteins encoded together in one Festucalex cinctus isolate MCC-2025b chromosome 8, RoL_Fcin_1.0, whole genome shotgun sequence window:
- the LOC144024555 gene encoding plasma membrane calcium-transporting ATPase 1-like isoform X1: MANNTADHPPGNSVADGNHDGDFGVTVGDLRGLMELRSGEAVNKIRDDYGDVQGICRRLKTSPIEGLSGNPVDLEKRHAAFGQNFIPPKKAKTFLQLVWEALQDVTLIILEIAAIISLGLSFYHLEGGDSEACGQASGGVEDEGEAQAGWIEGAAILFSVIIVVLVTAFNDWSKEKQFRGLQSRIEQEQKFTVIRKGQVIQIPVAEMVVGDIAQIKYGDLLPADGILIQGNDLKIDESSLTGESDQVRKSLEKDPMLLSGTHVMEGSGRMVVSAVGLNSQTGIIFTLLGASENGEEKKAKKSKKQGPPENRNKAKTQDGIALEIQPLKSEEAAESEEKEEAKPAKKVIVPKKEKSVLQGKLTRLAVQIGKAGLIMSSVTVIILILYFVIDTFGIQGRSWTSECTPIYIQYFVKFFIIGVTVLVVAVPEGLPLAVTIALAYSVKKMMKDNNLVRHLDACETMGNATAICSDKTGTLTMNRMTVVQAYVGDAHHKSVPEPAAIKPDTLQVLVNSISINSAYTTKILPPEKEGGLPRHVGNKTECALLGLVLDLKRDYQPIREEVPEEMMYKVYTFNSSRKSMSTVLRTADGGFRMYSKGASEIILRKCSRILDADGLLRVFKPKDRDEMVRKVIEPMACDGLRTICLAFRDFPADAGEPNWDAENDIVNDLTCIAVVGIEDPVRPEVPEAIAKCQRAGITVRMVTGDNINTARAIATKCGILLPNEDFLAMEGKEFNQQIRNDKGEVEQERLDKVWPKLRVLARSSPTDKHTLVKGIIDSTVGETRQVVAVTGDGTNDGPALKKADVGFAMGIAGTDVAKEASDIILTDDNFTSIVKAVMWGRNVYDSISKFLQFQLTVNVVAVIVAFTGACITQDSPLKAVQMLWVNLIMDTLASLALATEPPTESLLLRKPYGRNKPLISRTMMKNILGHAVYQLVIIFTLLFAGEKLFDMDSGRNVPLHSPPSEHYTIVFNVFVMMQLFNEINARKIHGERNVFEGVYRNPIFCSVVLGTFALQIVIVQFGGKPFSCTALSIDQWLWCVFIGVGELLWGQLISSVPTQHLKFLKEAGHGTTKEEIHEEVMSADADEIDHAEMELRRGQILWFRGLNRIQTQIKVVKAFRSSLYEGLQSPASRSSIHSFMAHPEFVPLSAEEARIPTIEESGDEIQTLPGSSSPSPSSATAGDAATSSA, from the exons ATGGCCAACAACACGGCGGACCACCCTCCGGGGAACTCGGTTGCCGACGGCAACCACGACGGCGACTTCGGGGTGACGGTGGGCGACCTGCGAGGGCTGATGGAGCTGCGCAGCGGCGAGGCCGTCAACAAGATTCGGGACGACTACGGCGACGTGCAGGGCATCTGCAGACGCCTCAAAACGTCGCCCATCGAAG GTCTGTCGGGGAACCCGGTGGACCTGGAGAAGCGTCACGCGGCGTTCGGCCAGAACTTCATCCCGCCCAAGAAGGCCAAAACCTTCCTGCAGCTGGTGTGGGAAGCCCTGCAGGACGTCACGCTCATCATCCTGGAGATCGCCGCCATCATCTCGCTCGGCTTGTCCTTCTACCACCTGGAAGGCGGAGACAGTGAAG CTTGCGGCCAGGCGTCGGGCGGCGTGGAGGACGAGGGCGAGGCGCAGGCGGGCTGGATCGAGGGCGCCGCCATCTTGTTCTCGGTCATCATCGTGGTGCTGGTGACGGCCTTCAACGACTGGTCCAAGGAGAAGCAGTTCCGAGGCCTCCAGAGTCGCATCGAGCAGGAGCAGAAGTTCACCGTCATCCGCAAGGGTCAAGTCATTCAGATCCCCGTGGCCGAGATGGTGGTGGGCGACATCGCACAGATCAAATACG GAGACCTGCTGCCCGCCGACGGCATTTTGATCCAAGGCAACGACCTGAAAATCGACGAGAGTTCCCTCACCGGAGAGTCCGATCAGGTCCGCAAGTCTCTGGAGAAAGATCCCATGTTGCTGTCAG GGACGCACGTGATGGAGGGCTCGGGCCGGATGGTGGTGTCGGCCGTGGGCCTCAACTCTCAGACGGGAATCATCTTCACGCTGCTCGGCGCCAGCGAGAACGGCGAAGAGAAGAAGGCCAAGAAAA GTAAAAAACAAGGACCCCCCGAAAATCGCAACAAAG CCAAGACCCAGGACGGCATCGCCTTGGAGATCCAGCCGCTGAAGAGCGAGGAGGCGGCCGAGtcggaggagaaggaggaggccaAGCCGGCCAAGAAGGTGATCGTGCCCAAGAAGGAGAAGTCGGTGCTGCAGGGGAAGCTGACCCGGCTGGCCGTGCAGATCGGGAAGGCCg GCCTGATCATGTCGTCGGTGACGGTGATCATCCTGATCTTGTACTTCGTCATCGACACGTTCGGCATCCAAGGCCGCTCGTGGACGTCGGAGTGCACGCCCATCTACATCCAGTACTTCGTCAAGTTCTTCATCATCGGCGTCACCGTCCTGGTGGTGGCCGTCCCCGAGGGCCTCCCGCTGGCCGTCACCATCGCGCTCGCCTACTCCGTCAAG AAAATGATGAAGGACAACAACCTGGTCCGCCACCTGGACGCGTGCGAGACGATGGGCAACGCCACGGCCATCTGCTCGGACAAGACGGGCACGCTGACCATGAACCGCATGACGGTGGTGCAGGCCTACGTGGGAGACGCGCATCACAAGAGCGTCCCCGAGCCCGCCGCCATCAAGCCCGACACGCTGCAGGTCCTCGTCAACAGCATCTCCATCAACTCGGCCTACACCACCAAAATCCTG CCTCCCGAGAAGGAGGGCGGGCTCCCCCGCCACGTGGGCAACAAGACGGAGTGCGCCCTCCTGGGTCTGGTCCTGGACCTGAAGCGGGACTACCAGCCCATCAGGGAGGAGGTCCCCGAGGAGATGATGTACAAAGTGTACACCTTCAACTCCTCGCGCAAATCCATGAGCACCGTCCTCAGGACCGCCGACGGGGGGTTCCGCATGTACAGCAAGGGCGCGTCCGAGATCATCCTCAGGAA GTGCTCGCGGATCCTGGACGCGGACGGCCTCCTGCGCGTCTTCAAGCCCAAAGACCGCGACGAGATGGTGCGCAAGGTGATCGAGCCCATGGCCTGCGACGGCCTGCGAACCATCTGCTTGGCCTTCCGCGACTTCCCCGCCGACGCCGGCGAGCCCAACTGGGACGCCGAGAACGACATCGTCAACGACCTCACCTGCATCGCCGTGGTCGGCATCGAGGACCCCGTCAGGCCCGAG gtCCCGGAAGCCATCGCCAAGTGCCAGCGTGCGGGCATCACGGTCCGCATGGTGACGGGCGACAACATCAACACGGCGCGGGCCATCGCCACCAAGTGCGGAATCCTGCTGCCCAACGAGGACTTCCTGGCCATGGAGGGCAAAGAGTTCAACCAGCAGATCCGCAACGACAAGGGCGAG GTCGAACAAGAACGTCTGGACAAAGTTTGGCCCAAGCTGCGAGTTCTGGCCCGGTCGTCGCCAACCGACAAACACACGCTGGTCAAAG GCATCATCGACAGCACGGTGGGCGAAACCCGGCAGGTGGTGGCGGTGACGGGAGACGGAACCAACGACGGGCCCGCCCTCAAGAAAGCCGACGTGGGATTCGCCATG GGCATCGCGGGCACGGACGTGGCCAAGGAGGCGTCGGACATCATCCTGACGGACGACAACTTCACCAGCATCGTCAAGGCGGTCATGTGGGGACGAAACGTCTACGACAGCATCTCCAAGTTTCTGCAGTTCCAGCTCACCGTCAACGTGGTCGCCGTCATCGTCGCCTTCACCGGCGCCTGCATCACGCAG GATTCCCCGCTGAAGGCGGTGCAGATGCTGTGGGTGAACCTGATCATGGACACGCTGGCGTCGCTGGCGCTGGCCACGGAGCCGCCCACCGAGTCGCTGCTGCTGCGCAAACCGTACGGCCGCAACAAGCCGCTCATCTCGCGCACCATGATGAAGAACATCCTGGGACACGCCGTCTACCAGCTGGTCATCATCTTCACGCTGCTCTTCGCAG GCGAGAAGCTGTTTGACATGGACAGTGGCCGCAACGTCCCGCTGCACTCGCCGCCGTCCGAGCACTACACAATCGTCTTCAACGTCTTCGTGATGATGCAACTCTTCAACGAGATCAACGCCCGCAAGATCCACGGCGAGCGCAACGTCTTCGAGGGCGTCTACCGCAATCCCATCTTCTGCAGCGTCGTCCTCGGAACCTTCGCCCTGcag ATCGTCATCGTCCAGTTTGGCGGGAAGCCCTTCTCCTGCACGGCGCTGAGCATCGACCAGTGGCTGTGGTGCGTCTTCATCGGCGTGGGCGAGCTGCTGTGGGGGCAG CTGATCTCGTCGGTGCCCACGCAGCACCTGAAGTTCCTGAAGGAGGCGGGCCACGGCACCACCAAGGAGGAGATCCACGAGGAGGTGATGTCGGCCGACGCCGACGAGATCGACCACGCCGAAATGGAGCTGAGGCGGGGCCAGATCCTCTGGTTCCGCGGACTCAACCGCATACAGACGCAG ATTAAGGTGGTGAAAGCGTTCCGGAGCTCGTTGTACGAAGGTCTGCAGAGTCCGGCGTCGCGTAGCTCCATCCACAGCTTCATGGCCCATCCCGAGTTCGTCCCGCTCTCCGCGGAGGAGGCTCGCATCCCGACCATCGAAGAGTCCGGAGACGAGATCCAGACCCTCCCGGGAAGCTCCTCGCCTTCGCCCTCCTCCGCCACAGCGGGAGACGCCGCCACGTCATCCGCTTAA
- the LOC144024555 gene encoding plasma membrane calcium-transporting ATPase 2-like isoform X5, whose protein sequence is MANNTADHPPGNSVADGNHDGDFGVTVGDLRGLMELRSGEAVNKIRDDYGDVQGICRRLKTSPIEGLSGNPVDLEKRHAAFGQNFIPPKKAKTFLQLVWEALQDVTLIILEIAAIISLGLSFYHLEGGDSEACGQASGGVEDEGEAQAGWIEGAAILFSVIIVVLVTAFNDWSKEKQFRGLQSRIEQEQKFTVIRKGQVIQIPVAEMVVGDIAQIKYGDLLPADGILIQGNDLKIDESSLTGESDQVRKSLEKDPMLLSGTHVMEGSGRMVVSAVGLNSQTGIIFTLLGASENGEEKKAKKSKKQGPPENRNKAKTQDGIALEIQPLKSEEAAESEEKEEAKPAKKVIVPKKEKSVLQGKLTRLAVQIGKAGLIMSSVTVIILILYFVIDTFGIQGRSWTSECTPIYIQYFVKFFIIGVTVLVVAVPEGLPLAVTIALAYSVKKMMKDNNLVRHLDACETMGNATAICSDKTGTLTMNRMTVVQAYVGDAHHKSVPEPAAIKPDTLQVLVNSISINSAYTTKILPPEKEGGLPRHVGNKTECALLGLVLDLKRDYQPIREEVPEEMMYKVYTFNSSRKSMSTVLRTADGGFRMYSKGASEIILRKCSRILDADGLLRVFKPKDRDEMVRKVIEPMACDGLRTICLAFRDFPADAGEPNWDAENDIVNDLTCIAVVGIEDPVRPEVPEAIAKCQRAGITVRMVTGDNINTARAIATKCGILLPNEDFLAMEGKEFNQQIRNDKGEVEQERLDKVWPKLRVLARSSPTDKHTLVKGIIDSTVGETRQVVAVTGDGTNDGPALKKADVGFAMGIAGTDVAKEASDIILTDDNFTSIVKAVMWGRNVYDSISKFLQFQLTVNVVAVIVAFTGACITQDSPLKAVQMLWVNLIMDTLASLALATEPPTESLLLRKPYGRNKPLISRTMMKNILGHAVYQLVIIFTLLFAGEKLFDMDSGRNVPLHSPPSEHYTIVFNVFVMMQLFNEINARKIHGERNVFEGVYRNPIFCSVVLGTFALQIVIVQFGGKPFSCTALSIDQWLWCVFIGVGELLWGQLISSVPTQHLKFLKEAGHGTTKEEIHEEVMSADADEIDHAEMELRRGQILWFRGLNRIQTQMDVVYTFQTGQAAVPGALRRQPSVVSQHNDAGAAKTLSSPTHLGLSIKVVKAFRSSLYEGLQSPASRSSIHSFMAHPEFVPLSAEEARIPTIEESGDEIQTLPGSSSPSPSSATAGDAATSSA, encoded by the exons ATGGCCAACAACACGGCGGACCACCCTCCGGGGAACTCGGTTGCCGACGGCAACCACGACGGCGACTTCGGGGTGACGGTGGGCGACCTGCGAGGGCTGATGGAGCTGCGCAGCGGCGAGGCCGTCAACAAGATTCGGGACGACTACGGCGACGTGCAGGGCATCTGCAGACGCCTCAAAACGTCGCCCATCGAAG GTCTGTCGGGGAACCCGGTGGACCTGGAGAAGCGTCACGCGGCGTTCGGCCAGAACTTCATCCCGCCCAAGAAGGCCAAAACCTTCCTGCAGCTGGTGTGGGAAGCCCTGCAGGACGTCACGCTCATCATCCTGGAGATCGCCGCCATCATCTCGCTCGGCTTGTCCTTCTACCACCTGGAAGGCGGAGACAGTGAAG CTTGCGGCCAGGCGTCGGGCGGCGTGGAGGACGAGGGCGAGGCGCAGGCGGGCTGGATCGAGGGCGCCGCCATCTTGTTCTCGGTCATCATCGTGGTGCTGGTGACGGCCTTCAACGACTGGTCCAAGGAGAAGCAGTTCCGAGGCCTCCAGAGTCGCATCGAGCAGGAGCAGAAGTTCACCGTCATCCGCAAGGGTCAAGTCATTCAGATCCCCGTGGCCGAGATGGTGGTGGGCGACATCGCACAGATCAAATACG GAGACCTGCTGCCCGCCGACGGCATTTTGATCCAAGGCAACGACCTGAAAATCGACGAGAGTTCCCTCACCGGAGAGTCCGATCAGGTCCGCAAGTCTCTGGAGAAAGATCCCATGTTGCTGTCAG GGACGCACGTGATGGAGGGCTCGGGCCGGATGGTGGTGTCGGCCGTGGGCCTCAACTCTCAGACGGGAATCATCTTCACGCTGCTCGGCGCCAGCGAGAACGGCGAAGAGAAGAAGGCCAAGAAAA GTAAAAAACAAGGACCCCCCGAAAATCGCAACAAAG CCAAGACCCAGGACGGCATCGCCTTGGAGATCCAGCCGCTGAAGAGCGAGGAGGCGGCCGAGtcggaggagaaggaggaggccaAGCCGGCCAAGAAGGTGATCGTGCCCAAGAAGGAGAAGTCGGTGCTGCAGGGGAAGCTGACCCGGCTGGCCGTGCAGATCGGGAAGGCCg GCCTGATCATGTCGTCGGTGACGGTGATCATCCTGATCTTGTACTTCGTCATCGACACGTTCGGCATCCAAGGCCGCTCGTGGACGTCGGAGTGCACGCCCATCTACATCCAGTACTTCGTCAAGTTCTTCATCATCGGCGTCACCGTCCTGGTGGTGGCCGTCCCCGAGGGCCTCCCGCTGGCCGTCACCATCGCGCTCGCCTACTCCGTCAAG AAAATGATGAAGGACAACAACCTGGTCCGCCACCTGGACGCGTGCGAGACGATGGGCAACGCCACGGCCATCTGCTCGGACAAGACGGGCACGCTGACCATGAACCGCATGACGGTGGTGCAGGCCTACGTGGGAGACGCGCATCACAAGAGCGTCCCCGAGCCCGCCGCCATCAAGCCCGACACGCTGCAGGTCCTCGTCAACAGCATCTCCATCAACTCGGCCTACACCACCAAAATCCTG CCTCCCGAGAAGGAGGGCGGGCTCCCCCGCCACGTGGGCAACAAGACGGAGTGCGCCCTCCTGGGTCTGGTCCTGGACCTGAAGCGGGACTACCAGCCCATCAGGGAGGAGGTCCCCGAGGAGATGATGTACAAAGTGTACACCTTCAACTCCTCGCGCAAATCCATGAGCACCGTCCTCAGGACCGCCGACGGGGGGTTCCGCATGTACAGCAAGGGCGCGTCCGAGATCATCCTCAGGAA GTGCTCGCGGATCCTGGACGCGGACGGCCTCCTGCGCGTCTTCAAGCCCAAAGACCGCGACGAGATGGTGCGCAAGGTGATCGAGCCCATGGCCTGCGACGGCCTGCGAACCATCTGCTTGGCCTTCCGCGACTTCCCCGCCGACGCCGGCGAGCCCAACTGGGACGCCGAGAACGACATCGTCAACGACCTCACCTGCATCGCCGTGGTCGGCATCGAGGACCCCGTCAGGCCCGAG gtCCCGGAAGCCATCGCCAAGTGCCAGCGTGCGGGCATCACGGTCCGCATGGTGACGGGCGACAACATCAACACGGCGCGGGCCATCGCCACCAAGTGCGGAATCCTGCTGCCCAACGAGGACTTCCTGGCCATGGAGGGCAAAGAGTTCAACCAGCAGATCCGCAACGACAAGGGCGAG GTCGAACAAGAACGTCTGGACAAAGTTTGGCCCAAGCTGCGAGTTCTGGCCCGGTCGTCGCCAACCGACAAACACACGCTGGTCAAAG GCATCATCGACAGCACGGTGGGCGAAACCCGGCAGGTGGTGGCGGTGACGGGAGACGGAACCAACGACGGGCCCGCCCTCAAGAAAGCCGACGTGGGATTCGCCATG GGCATCGCGGGCACGGACGTGGCCAAGGAGGCGTCGGACATCATCCTGACGGACGACAACTTCACCAGCATCGTCAAGGCGGTCATGTGGGGACGAAACGTCTACGACAGCATCTCCAAGTTTCTGCAGTTCCAGCTCACCGTCAACGTGGTCGCCGTCATCGTCGCCTTCACCGGCGCCTGCATCACGCAG GATTCCCCGCTGAAGGCGGTGCAGATGCTGTGGGTGAACCTGATCATGGACACGCTGGCGTCGCTGGCGCTGGCCACGGAGCCGCCCACCGAGTCGCTGCTGCTGCGCAAACCGTACGGCCGCAACAAGCCGCTCATCTCGCGCACCATGATGAAGAACATCCTGGGACACGCCGTCTACCAGCTGGTCATCATCTTCACGCTGCTCTTCGCAG GCGAGAAGCTGTTTGACATGGACAGTGGCCGCAACGTCCCGCTGCACTCGCCGCCGTCCGAGCACTACACAATCGTCTTCAACGTCTTCGTGATGATGCAACTCTTCAACGAGATCAACGCCCGCAAGATCCACGGCGAGCGCAACGTCTTCGAGGGCGTCTACCGCAATCCCATCTTCTGCAGCGTCGTCCTCGGAACCTTCGCCCTGcag ATCGTCATCGTCCAGTTTGGCGGGAAGCCCTTCTCCTGCACGGCGCTGAGCATCGACCAGTGGCTGTGGTGCGTCTTCATCGGCGTGGGCGAGCTGCTGTGGGGGCAG CTGATCTCGTCGGTGCCCACGCAGCACCTGAAGTTCCTGAAGGAGGCGGGCCACGGCACCACCAAGGAGGAGATCCACGAGGAGGTGATGTCGGCCGACGCCGACGAGATCGACCACGCCGAAATGGAGCTGAGGCGGGGCCAGATCCTCTGGTTCCGCGGACTCAACCGCATACAGACGCAG ATGGACGTGGTGTACACCTTCCAGACGGGCCAGGCGGCGGTGCCGGGCGCCCTTCGCCGGCAGCCGTCGGTGGTCAGCCAGCACAACGACGCCGGCGCCGCCAAAACGCTCTCTAGTCCCACCCACTTGGGCCTTAGC ATTAAGGTGGTGAAAGCGTTCCGGAGCTCGTTGTACGAAGGTCTGCAGAGTCCGGCGTCGCGTAGCTCCATCCACAGCTTCATGGCCCATCCCGAGTTCGTCCCGCTCTCCGCGGAGGAGGCTCGCATCCCGACCATCGAAGAGTCCGGAGACGAGATCCAGACCCTCCCGGGAAGCTCCTCGCCTTCGCCCTCCTCCGCCACAGCGGGAGACGCCGCCACGTCATCCGCTTAA
- the LOC144024555 gene encoding plasma membrane calcium-transporting ATPase 1-like isoform X3, whose protein sequence is MANNTADHPPGNSVADGNHDGDFGVTVGDLRGLMELRSGEAVNKIRDDYGDVQGICRRLKTSPIEGLSGNPVDLEKRHAAFGQNFIPPKKAKTFLQLVWEALQDVTLIILEIAAIISLGLSFYHLEGGDSEACGQASGGVEDEGEAQAGWIEGAAILFSVIIVVLVTAFNDWSKEKQFRGLQSRIEQEQKFTVIRKGQVIQIPVAEMVVGDIAQIKYGDLLPADGILIQGNDLKIDESSLTGESDQVRKSLEKDPMLLSGTHVMEGSGRMVVSAVGLNSQTGIIFTLLGASENGEEKKAKKTKTQDGIALEIQPLKSEEAAESEEKEEAKPAKKVIVPKKEKSVLQGKLTRLAVQIGKAGLIMSSVTVIILILYFVIDTFGIQGRSWTSECTPIYIQYFVKFFIIGVTVLVVAVPEGLPLAVTIALAYSVKKMMKDNNLVRHLDACETMGNATAICSDKTGTLTMNRMTVVQAYVGDAHHKSVPEPAAIKPDTLQVLVNSISINSAYTTKILPPEKEGGLPRHVGNKTECALLGLVLDLKRDYQPIREEVPEEMMYKVYTFNSSRKSMSTVLRTADGGFRMYSKGASEIILRKCSRILDADGLLRVFKPKDRDEMVRKVIEPMACDGLRTICLAFRDFPADAGEPNWDAENDIVNDLTCIAVVGIEDPVRPEVPEAIAKCQRAGITVRMVTGDNINTARAIATKCGILLPNEDFLAMEGKEFNQQIRNDKGEVEQERLDKVWPKLRVLARSSPTDKHTLVKGIIDSTVGETRQVVAVTGDGTNDGPALKKADVGFAMGIAGTDVAKEASDIILTDDNFTSIVKAVMWGRNVYDSISKFLQFQLTVNVVAVIVAFTGACITQDSPLKAVQMLWVNLIMDTLASLALATEPPTESLLLRKPYGRNKPLISRTMMKNILGHAVYQLVIIFTLLFAGEKLFDMDSGRNVPLHSPPSEHYTIVFNVFVMMQLFNEINARKIHGERNVFEGVYRNPIFCSVVLGTFALQIVIVQFGGKPFSCTALSIDQWLWCVFIGVGELLWGQLISSVPTQHLKFLKEAGHGTTKEEIHEEVMSADADEIDHAEMELRRGQILWFRGLNRIQTQIKVVKAFRSSLYEGLQSPASRSSIHSFMAHPEFVPLSAEEARIPTIEESGDEIQTLPGSSSPSPSSATAGDAATSSA, encoded by the exons ATGGCCAACAACACGGCGGACCACCCTCCGGGGAACTCGGTTGCCGACGGCAACCACGACGGCGACTTCGGGGTGACGGTGGGCGACCTGCGAGGGCTGATGGAGCTGCGCAGCGGCGAGGCCGTCAACAAGATTCGGGACGACTACGGCGACGTGCAGGGCATCTGCAGACGCCTCAAAACGTCGCCCATCGAAG GTCTGTCGGGGAACCCGGTGGACCTGGAGAAGCGTCACGCGGCGTTCGGCCAGAACTTCATCCCGCCCAAGAAGGCCAAAACCTTCCTGCAGCTGGTGTGGGAAGCCCTGCAGGACGTCACGCTCATCATCCTGGAGATCGCCGCCATCATCTCGCTCGGCTTGTCCTTCTACCACCTGGAAGGCGGAGACAGTGAAG CTTGCGGCCAGGCGTCGGGCGGCGTGGAGGACGAGGGCGAGGCGCAGGCGGGCTGGATCGAGGGCGCCGCCATCTTGTTCTCGGTCATCATCGTGGTGCTGGTGACGGCCTTCAACGACTGGTCCAAGGAGAAGCAGTTCCGAGGCCTCCAGAGTCGCATCGAGCAGGAGCAGAAGTTCACCGTCATCCGCAAGGGTCAAGTCATTCAGATCCCCGTGGCCGAGATGGTGGTGGGCGACATCGCACAGATCAAATACG GAGACCTGCTGCCCGCCGACGGCATTTTGATCCAAGGCAACGACCTGAAAATCGACGAGAGTTCCCTCACCGGAGAGTCCGATCAGGTCCGCAAGTCTCTGGAGAAAGATCCCATGTTGCTGTCAG GGACGCACGTGATGGAGGGCTCGGGCCGGATGGTGGTGTCGGCCGTGGGCCTCAACTCTCAGACGGGAATCATCTTCACGCTGCTCGGCGCCAGCGAGAACGGCGAAGAGAAGAAGGCCAAGAAAA CCAAGACCCAGGACGGCATCGCCTTGGAGATCCAGCCGCTGAAGAGCGAGGAGGCGGCCGAGtcggaggagaaggaggaggccaAGCCGGCCAAGAAGGTGATCGTGCCCAAGAAGGAGAAGTCGGTGCTGCAGGGGAAGCTGACCCGGCTGGCCGTGCAGATCGGGAAGGCCg GCCTGATCATGTCGTCGGTGACGGTGATCATCCTGATCTTGTACTTCGTCATCGACACGTTCGGCATCCAAGGCCGCTCGTGGACGTCGGAGTGCACGCCCATCTACATCCAGTACTTCGTCAAGTTCTTCATCATCGGCGTCACCGTCCTGGTGGTGGCCGTCCCCGAGGGCCTCCCGCTGGCCGTCACCATCGCGCTCGCCTACTCCGTCAAG AAAATGATGAAGGACAACAACCTGGTCCGCCACCTGGACGCGTGCGAGACGATGGGCAACGCCACGGCCATCTGCTCGGACAAGACGGGCACGCTGACCATGAACCGCATGACGGTGGTGCAGGCCTACGTGGGAGACGCGCATCACAAGAGCGTCCCCGAGCCCGCCGCCATCAAGCCCGACACGCTGCAGGTCCTCGTCAACAGCATCTCCATCAACTCGGCCTACACCACCAAAATCCTG CCTCCCGAGAAGGAGGGCGGGCTCCCCCGCCACGTGGGCAACAAGACGGAGTGCGCCCTCCTGGGTCTGGTCCTGGACCTGAAGCGGGACTACCAGCCCATCAGGGAGGAGGTCCCCGAGGAGATGATGTACAAAGTGTACACCTTCAACTCCTCGCGCAAATCCATGAGCACCGTCCTCAGGACCGCCGACGGGGGGTTCCGCATGTACAGCAAGGGCGCGTCCGAGATCATCCTCAGGAA GTGCTCGCGGATCCTGGACGCGGACGGCCTCCTGCGCGTCTTCAAGCCCAAAGACCGCGACGAGATGGTGCGCAAGGTGATCGAGCCCATGGCCTGCGACGGCCTGCGAACCATCTGCTTGGCCTTCCGCGACTTCCCCGCCGACGCCGGCGAGCCCAACTGGGACGCCGAGAACGACATCGTCAACGACCTCACCTGCATCGCCGTGGTCGGCATCGAGGACCCCGTCAGGCCCGAG gtCCCGGAAGCCATCGCCAAGTGCCAGCGTGCGGGCATCACGGTCCGCATGGTGACGGGCGACAACATCAACACGGCGCGGGCCATCGCCACCAAGTGCGGAATCCTGCTGCCCAACGAGGACTTCCTGGCCATGGAGGGCAAAGAGTTCAACCAGCAGATCCGCAACGACAAGGGCGAG GTCGAACAAGAACGTCTGGACAAAGTTTGGCCCAAGCTGCGAGTTCTGGCCCGGTCGTCGCCAACCGACAAACACACGCTGGTCAAAG GCATCATCGACAGCACGGTGGGCGAAACCCGGCAGGTGGTGGCGGTGACGGGAGACGGAACCAACGACGGGCCCGCCCTCAAGAAAGCCGACGTGGGATTCGCCATG GGCATCGCGGGCACGGACGTGGCCAAGGAGGCGTCGGACATCATCCTGACGGACGACAACTTCACCAGCATCGTCAAGGCGGTCATGTGGGGACGAAACGTCTACGACAGCATCTCCAAGTTTCTGCAGTTCCAGCTCACCGTCAACGTGGTCGCCGTCATCGTCGCCTTCACCGGCGCCTGCATCACGCAG GATTCCCCGCTGAAGGCGGTGCAGATGCTGTGGGTGAACCTGATCATGGACACGCTGGCGTCGCTGGCGCTGGCCACGGAGCCGCCCACCGAGTCGCTGCTGCTGCGCAAACCGTACGGCCGCAACAAGCCGCTCATCTCGCGCACCATGATGAAGAACATCCTGGGACACGCCGTCTACCAGCTGGTCATCATCTTCACGCTGCTCTTCGCAG GCGAGAAGCTGTTTGACATGGACAGTGGCCGCAACGTCCCGCTGCACTCGCCGCCGTCCGAGCACTACACAATCGTCTTCAACGTCTTCGTGATGATGCAACTCTTCAACGAGATCAACGCCCGCAAGATCCACGGCGAGCGCAACGTCTTCGAGGGCGTCTACCGCAATCCCATCTTCTGCAGCGTCGTCCTCGGAACCTTCGCCCTGcag ATCGTCATCGTCCAGTTTGGCGGGAAGCCCTTCTCCTGCACGGCGCTGAGCATCGACCAGTGGCTGTGGTGCGTCTTCATCGGCGTGGGCGAGCTGCTGTGGGGGCAG CTGATCTCGTCGGTGCCCACGCAGCACCTGAAGTTCCTGAAGGAGGCGGGCCACGGCACCACCAAGGAGGAGATCCACGAGGAGGTGATGTCGGCCGACGCCGACGAGATCGACCACGCCGAAATGGAGCTGAGGCGGGGCCAGATCCTCTGGTTCCGCGGACTCAACCGCATACAGACGCAG ATTAAGGTGGTGAAAGCGTTCCGGAGCTCGTTGTACGAAGGTCTGCAGAGTCCGGCGTCGCGTAGCTCCATCCACAGCTTCATGGCCCATCCCGAGTTCGTCCCGCTCTCCGCGGAGGAGGCTCGCATCCCGACCATCGAAGAGTCCGGAGACGAGATCCAGACCCTCCCGGGAAGCTCCTCGCCTTCGCCCTCCTCCGCCACAGCGGGAGACGCCGCCACGTCATCCGCTTAA